A stretch of the Solanum dulcamara chromosome 6, daSolDulc1.2, whole genome shotgun sequence genome encodes the following:
- the LOC129892018 gene encoding protein ACTIVITY OF BC1 COMPLEX KINASE 7, chloroplastic, producing the protein MAAILASQSCYCRRGELINHGSNVNKLSFSGSISSLFLSKFDRESVKSPRKIHRLKVQMQQTESPEKVGINGRPVKMVPTSEVTKRMAPSVNGSVIVNGSTQRINGSNLVKRVPTPVPIKKQKSKELLPAEDLKVLPSDEGFSWANENYNSIQRSVDVWSFVLSLRVRVFLDNAKWTYVSGFTEDKQKTRRRGTASWLRECVLQLGPTFIKLGQLSSTRSDLFPREFVDELAKLQDRVPAFSPEKAKEFIKKELGVPVDILYKEFEDQPIAAASLGQVHRAILHNGEKVVVKVQRPGLKKLFDIDLRNLKLIAEYFQKSETLGGPTRDWIGIYEECAKILYEEIDYINEGKNADRFRRDFRNIKWVRVPLVYWDYTATKVLTLEYVPGIKINQLDMINSRGYSRSRIASRAIEAYLIQILKTGFFHADPHPGNLAIDVDEALIYYDFGMMGDIKSFTRERLLGLFYAVYEKDAKKVMQGLIDLEALQPTGDMSAVRRSIQFFLDNLLNQRPDQQQTLAAIGEDLFAIATDQPFRFPSTFTFVIRAFSTLEGIGYILDPDFSFPKIAAPYAQELLDLRQQQRSGPQLVQEIRKQADDARTSTISMPYRVQQIEEIVKQLESGDLKLRVRVLESERAARKATILQMATMYTVIGGTLLNLGVTFTSQGSQIFANGSFIGAGVFLTLLIRSMQRVNKLDKFEKMI; encoded by the exons ATGGCGGCAATATTGGCTTCTCAAAGCTGTTATTGCCGCAGAGGGGAATTGATAAATCATGGAAGCAACGTAAACAAACTAAGTTTTTCAGGCTCAATCTCTAGCCTATTTTTGTCGAAATTTGATAGAGAATCTGTTAAATCACCTAGAAAGATTCACCGGCTTAAAGTGCAAATGCAACAGACTGAGTCCCCTGAAAAAGTAGGTATAAATGGCCGTCCAGTTAAAATGGTACCTACAAGTGAAGTGACAAAGAGAATGGCACCATCTGTAAACGGTTCTGTGATTGTTAATGGTTCCACACAGAGAATCAATGGGTCAAATCTAGTTAAGCGGGTTCCTACTCCAGTCCCTATAAAGAAACAAAAATCTAAAGAACTTCTGCCTGCTGAAGATCTAAAGGTTTTACCTTCAGATGAAGGTTTCAGCTGGGCTAATGAGAATTATAACTCCATCCAAAGAAGTGTAGATGTGTGGTCCTTTGTCCTTTCGCTACGGGTGCGTGTTTTCTTGGACAATGCAAAATGGACATATGTGAGTGGCTTTACTGAAGATAAACAG AAAACCAGAAGACGTGGAACAGCTTCATGGTTAAGAGAATGTGTCCTGCAGCTTGGTCCTACGTTTATCAAACTTGGGCAGTTATCATCTACTAGATCTGATTTATTTCCTCGAGAATTTGTTGATGAGCTTGCTAAGTTGCAG GACAGAGTACCTGCCTTCTCCCCCGAGAAAGCAAAAGAATTTATTAaaaaggaactgggagttccaGTTGATATTTTGTATAAGGAGTTTGAAGATCAACCCATTGCAGCAGCTAGTCTTGGTCAG GTGCACCGGGCTATCTTACATAACGGAGAGAAAGTTGTTGTAAAAGTTCAGAGACCCGGCCTAAAGAAACTATTTGACATTGATCTGA GAAATTTAAAGTTGATTGCGGAGTACTTTCAGAAAAGTGAAACTCTTGGTGGTCCAACTCGTGACTGGATAGGAATATATGAAGAGTGTGCTAA GATATTGTATGAGGAAATTGATTATATAAATGAGGGGAAGAATGCTGATAGATTTCGTCGGGACTTTCGGAACATAAAGTGGGTCCGAGTGCCT TTGGTGTACTGGGACTATACAGCAACAAAGGTTTTGACTCTGGAATACGTTCCAG GGATAAAGATCAACCAGTTGGATATGATAAATTCACGGGGTTATAGCCGATCCCGAATTGCATCTCGTGCCATAGAAGCCTATTTAATTCAG ATACTGAAGACTGGGTTTTTCCATGCTGATCCACATCCAGGGAATCTTGCAATTGATGTTGACGAAGCTTTAATCTATTATGATTTCGGTATGATGGGAGACATCAAGAGTTTCACAAGAGAGAGATTACTGGGACTTTTTTATGCTGTCTACGAAAAGGATGCAAAAAAG GTTATGCAAGGGCTTATTGATCTGGAAGCACTTCAGCCTACAGGAGACATGTCAGCT GTGAGGAGATCTATTCAGTTTTTCTTGGATAACTTGTTGAACCAAAGACCAGATCAGCAGCAGACTTTGGCTGCAATTGGTGAG GATTTGTTTGCAATAGCAACTGATCAACCATTccgttttccttcaacttttacATTTGTGATCAGGGCATTTTCCACTCTAGAAg GGATCGGCTATATATTGGATCCTGATTTCTCCTTCCCTAAGATTGCTGCACCATATGCGCAG GAGCTCTTGGACTTGAGACAGCAGCAGCGCAGTGGTCCACAACTTGTTCAGGAAATAAGGAAACAGGCTGATGAT GCACGGACATCCACCATTTCCATGCCTTACAGAGTTCAGCAGATAGAAGAGATCGTTAAACAGCTTGAGTCCGGAGATCTGAAACTCAGAGTTCGGGTCCTCGAG TCCGAGAGAGCAGCTCGGAAAGCTACAATTCTTCAAATGGCGACCATGTACACAGTTATCGGGGGTACCCTCCTAAACCTTGGTGTCACTTTTACCAGTCAAGGCAGTCAAATATTTGCAAATGGATCTTTTATTGGTGCAG GTGTTTTCCTGACTCTCTTGATTAGGTCCATGCAAAGAGTGAACAAACttgataaatttgaaaaaatgatttaa